A genomic window from Hyla sarda isolate aHylSar1 chromosome 8, aHylSar1.hap1, whole genome shotgun sequence includes:
- the IHH gene encoding indian hedgehog protein, with translation MATLPSGDKIPISELLPGMRVLAMDSDGRSTFSDFVTFLDRDPRSEHVFQVIRTGDPPRRLSLTPTHLIFVADNASTPAAQYKAVFASEVRPGQYILVWGSRGLVPAIVTSVSTDIDAGVFAPLTQHGTILVDDVVVSCFALVQKQRLAQLAYTPLRVLYSLGAMVGGETPQQVGLHWYSQLLYQVGRMVLDKNDFHPQLES, from the coding sequence ATGGCCACCTTACCGTCCGGCGACAAGATACCCATCTCAGAGCTTCTCCCCGGCATGAGGGTCCTGGCCATGGACAGCGATGGCCGCTCCACCTTCAGTGACTTTGTGACCTTCCTGGACAGAGACCCCCGATCGGAGCACGTGTTCCAGGTGATCAGGACAGGAGACCCCCCTCGAAGGCTTTCCCTCACCCCGACCCACCTCATCTTTGTAGCGGACAACGCCTCCACCCCGGCTGCTCAATACAAAGCTGTATTTGCCAGTGAGGTGAGACCCGGCCAATACATCCTAGTGTGGGGGTCTCGGGGTCTCGTCCCGGCCATTGTGACCTCAGTGAGTACAGACATAGACGCCGGAGTGTTCGCTCCCCTGACCCAACACGGCACCATATTGGTGGATGACGTGGTTGTTTCCTGTTTTGCCTTGGTACAAAAACAGAGGTTGGCACAGTTGGCGTATACGCCGTTGCGGGTACTATACAGTCTCGGTGCCATGGTGGGAGGGGAGACCCCGCAGCAGGTCGGCCTCCACTGGTACAGCCAGCTCCTCTACCAGGTGGGCCGAATGGTCCTCGACAAGAACGACTTCCATCCTCAACTGGAAAGTTGA